A region from the Cydia fagiglandana chromosome 23, ilCydFagi1.1, whole genome shotgun sequence genome encodes:
- the LOC134675985 gene encoding uncharacterized protein LOC134675985: MTKLRFEFTILPGSDEKTNVCCITSITTEDNKSYALPDGLQSVGHHKELIKTAAYSKVKNSLSKRYQTRRIWISLTEDLEQIYMDEDGNVQFADRYLEELNQDQCASTAPTAAGTKETNTLEKLLEKLIESTQESKQHSLKNIADKFVIEKFTSKHSNAAQWMDIFEKECERYQISDEKKIEVLRLFMDKSCADWYSSMVVKLTMNAEWSEWRKKICESFVNKGWSPVTYALLYKYKDGSLLDYAIKKEKLLLDMRKSIDSGTLVDLIAVGLPEYILNKIDREALKDTVELFNEVSKYEHMVTKKSYIFKKKYGPSRTNFKNEDLKPCKICEGLNKGTRYHAETACWFRTKEDDKVKRNFIKHVNNALIEAELNESVPKNEY; encoded by the coding sequence ATGACGAAGCTTCGTTTTGAATTCACAATACTACCAGGAAGTGACGAAAAAACAAATGTCTGTTGTATAACCTCAATAACCACCGAAGACAACAAGAGTTATGCATTACCGGACGGACTACAGTCAGTTGGTCATCATAAAGAATTGATAAAAACAGCGGCATATAGTAAAGTAAAGAATAGTTTATCAAAAAGGTACCAGACAAGGAGAATTTGGATCTCGCTAACCGAGGACCTAGAGCAAATTTATATGGATGAGGACGGCAATGTGCAGTTTGCGGACAGATACCTAGAAGAATTGAATCAGGACCAATGTGCTTCTACTGCACCCACTGCTGCCGGCACGAAAGAGACCAATACTTTAGAAAAATTGTTAGAAAAGTTAATAGAAAGTACACAGGAAAGTAAACAACACAGCTTGAAGAATATTGCAGATAAGTTTGTAATCGAGAAGTTTACTAGCAAACATTCAAATGCGGCTCAATGGATGGACATTTTTGAAAAGGAATGTGAGCGTTACCAGATATCGGATGAAAAAAAGATTGAAGTTCTTAGGCTCTTTATGGATAAAAGTTGTGCAGATTGGTACAGTTCCATGGTTGTAAAACTGACAATGAATGCAGAATGGTCTGAGTGGAGAAAAAAAATTTGTGAATCATTTGTCAACAAAGGGTGGAGCCCAGTTACATATGCATTACTGTATAAATATAAGGATGGCTCACTGTTGGATTATGctataaaaaaggaaaaacttTTACTCGATATGAGGAAGTCAATTGATTCTggtacattggtggaccttatcgCAGTGGGTTTGCCGGAGTACATATTAAACAAAATTGATAGAGAAGCATTGAAGGACACAGTTGAGTTGTTCAATGAAGTAAGCAAGTATGAGCATATGGTTACCAAAAAAAGCTACATATTTAAGAAGAAGTATGGACCCTCAAGAACAAATTTCAAGAATGAGGATCTAAAGCCATGCAAAATTTGTGAGGGGTTAAACAAAGGCACCCGCTATCACGCTGAGACTGCATGTTGGTTTCGTACAAAAGAAGATGACAAAGTGAAGAGAAACTTCATTAAACATGTTAATAATGCATTGATAGAAGCGGAGTTAAATGAATCAGTTCCAAAAAACGAATACTAA